The stretch of DNA TTTTATTTAAATTTTTTAATTTAGGGAGATATCTATGTCAGAAGAAAAGAGACTTACACCTGAAGAAGCATTAAAAATATATAATAAGGAGAAAAAAGGAAGATTAAAGATATATTTAGGATATGCTCCAGGAGTAGGAAAAACATATACAATGCTTCGTGAGGCTAATATTAGAGTCAAAAGAGGAGAAGATATCTGTATAGGATATATAGAACCACATGATAGAAAAGCTACTACTGAACAAATTGGAATTTTGGAACAAATTCCTGTAAAAGAGATTGAGTATGCTAGTAAAATATATAAAGAAGTCAATATTGAAAAAATTATTGAGAGAGGACCAGAAATAGTCCTAATTGATGAGCTAGCCCATACAAATATAAAAGGCAGCAAAAACGAGAAAAGATATCAAGATGTTCTTGAAATTTTAAATGCTGGTATAAATGTGCATACCACAGTTAATATCCAACATCTTGAAAGCTTAAATGATGTAGTTCAGACTATCACTGGAATAGCTGTAAGAGAAACAGTTCCTGACACTATTTTGGCAGAAGCTGATGAGGTGGAGGTAATTGATATCTCATTTGAAAGTTTAAAAGAAAGATTAGAAAGGGGAGAGATATACAATTTAAAAACAGCTTCTCAAGCTTTACGAAATTTTTTTAGAAAAGGAAATTTAAGTGCCTTAAGAGAGATTGCTTTACGTCAAATAGCACAGGAGGTAGATAATAATCTCAATGAGTACTTGAATAATAAAAATATCAAAACTAACTGGTATACAGCTGAAAGAGTACTTGTTTCTATCTCTTCAAGTCCAAAAGCTAATAAAGTTATAAGATATGGAGCTAGAATTGCTCAAAAATATAAGTGTGAATTCTATGTAATCTGTGTTGAACAAATAGGATTTTTGGCTAAGGGATACTCTCCAGAAGATTGGAAAGTCATTGAAAAACATGAGGAATTAGCTAGAAGTTTAGGAGCAGAAACAATCAGATTACAAGGTAAAAATATTGTAAAAGAGATTTTGAAGTTTTCAGAAGAAAAAAGAATTACTCAAATAGTTTTAGGTCATAGTAAGAGAAATAAATTAACTACTTTTTTTAAGGGATCTGTAATCAACAAAATTATAGAGCATTCTAAAGGTGTTGAAATAAGAGTTGTTCCATGGGGGCTATAACCCCCATTTTTATTTAAATATAAATCTGATTTTCTCCTCCAGTTTTTCAGGAATAATAAACTCTTTATTTGTTACTGTTTTCAAGGCATAAAATGGTTTATTTTTATAGTTTTTTCTCTCTCTATTCTCCTGATATATCTCCTCTTCAATATCATTTTCAAACATTATACAACTTCCAATATCCTTCTTTATACTATTTTCTATTATTCTATTTTTTTGGTTTGAATTCTCTATCTCTTCAGGAGTTCTCCAAAGATGGTTGTCTTTGTCATATACAGCTACATAAGGGATTTTAAAAACATTTAATAATTTTATAAATTGTGGAATTAAACTTTTACTTCCACACTCTAAAATAGAGTAATCATATTTGTAAATATCTAATTTTTTTGAAAGGTATCCCAATACTATCTTGTCTGTTTGTCCCTCTACAAGTATAACTTTTTTAGCAAAAAATAACTCACTTCTATCTGGATTTATCCAATAGTTCATATTAAAATTTTTTATCTCGTCTCCAGAAAAAAGATAGCCTTTAAATTGAAATACTTTACTTCCACTATTTTCACTCTTTCTTACTATACAGATAGATTTATACATATGTAAATTTATAAAATTATTTGAATGCGTTGCTACATATATTTGAGTTCCGAGTTTTGTTAATACACAGATATTAAAAAATAGCTCTTTTTGTTTTTGAGGATGAAGATACAGCTCCGGTTCTTCAAATAATATCAAGGTATTATCTAATACAGAATGTCCTGTATCTCTTGAATATTGAGCTAATACTCCAAAAATCTCAAATAGTAAATTTCTGTATAATCCTCTACTTGTATACTCACTCTGTAATTCATTAAAAGTAGCTACTATTTTATTTAAAGCTTTCGGTTGATTAATCTTCCTCTTCTCTAATATTTTTAAAAGAGATAAAATAAAAAATTCTGTTTGTTCCTTCTCTGAAAATGATGGAATAAATAAAATAGAAACATGTTCTGTTATACTCTGATATTCCTCTTCTGTTATTCTATTCCAAATATTATTATAAAATACAAAATAATAGATATCCCCATCGTATGTCTTAGTTACTTTCAAATGAATATTTTTTCCTGTAATAGTCATATCTGCCACTTGAAAACTTTGTTTATAATAATTATAAAAAGATCCTTCTATTGATAAAAAGTTAGTACCATTTCTTAAATCTCTACTTCTAAAATTTCTATATTTTAAAAAAAACATAATTGCTGACATTATACTTGATTTTCCACTATTACTTTGTCCAATAAAAAGCATTAAGTTTTCAAATTTTATATCAGTTTCCTCTATACATTGCCAATTTTTAATTTTTAATTCTTTTAAATACATCTTAACCCTCCTATTCTAGTAGTTTTATTATATCATATAATATTGAAAAAGATATGATAACTTCTATTTTCATTGACTTTTTGATTAAAAGTAACTATAATTCATATTATATAAATATTATACGAGGAGTGATTCAAAAAGATGTTAAGGAAGTTATTTCTTGGACTTACCCTATGTGGTAGTATACTGTTTGGAGCTGACTTAAGTACTGAAGAAGATATAAAAGAGATATACAAAAATTTAGGAATAGAAAATAAGTTAGAGTACTCTACTTTTTTTAAAGCTATTCAAGGTTATAATAAAATTGAAGATAAAAAACCTGGATATATAACTATCATAGATTTTTCTAAACCATCTAATGAAGAGAGATTCTTTGTAATTGACCTTGAAAATAAAAAAGTAGACTATGCAACTTATGTAAGTCATGGAAAAAATACTGGACTTGGAACAGCAGTAAAATTTTCTAACAATATAAATTCCTATCAAAGTTCACTAGGATTTTATGTCACTAAAAATACCTATGAAGGAAGTAATGGTTACTCTTTGAGATTATTAGGACTAGAACCTGGAATAAACTCTAATGCTATGGATAGACATATTGTAGTACATGGAGCTAATTATGCTACAAAGGAGTTTATGGATAAATATGGATTTTTAGGAAGAAGTCTTGGATGCCCTGCTATTCCAGAAGAGATTTCAAAAGAGGTTATTGATTATATAAAGGGTGGTACAGTTTTATATATTAATGGAAATGATGAAAATTACTTTGCAAATAGTAAATATATACAACCATCTGCTTAATCTTTATTTTTATAAAAAGGATTGCTAAAATTACAGCAATCCTTTTTTTCTACTTTTATATTTCTTCTTTATAGTCTGATATCTTCTAAATTTATAATATATTTGAGAAAATGTTGAAACCATAACTATTCCTAAAGTTATAGCTATTGTTATCATCAATGTTGCAATACCTCTTTGTGCTGCTTCAACACTCTTATTTTCTATAAAATAAGACATAGTAAAATATACCCCACTACCGGGAACCAATGGAATAAGACTAGCTATAAGTGTCGATGTTACAGGAGTTTTTAAAATTCTTGCCATTATTTCAGAATAGATTGTAATCCCTACAGCTGAATAGAAAAAAGATGCTGGCTCAGAATATTGATAATACTTAAATAATATATAAATAGCCCAACCTAAGGCTCCTCCTATACTAGCAAAAACAAGCTTTTTCCCTTTTAAATTGAAAATAATTCCAAAGGCTAAAGTACTTCCAGCAGCAGCAATAATTTCAATTAATACCTGCTCCATACTATATCTCTCCTAATTTTAAAATTATAAATAAGGCAAATCCTGTTCCAGAAGCAAGGGCTGCACCTACTAAAAAGGCCTCTACTGCCCTAGACATCCCAGAAAGTAAATCTCCAGCTACTAAATCTCTAATTGCATTTGTTAAAGCAATTCCAGGAACTAAAAGCATAATAGTTCCTATTGTTGAGTATGAAACTGTTTCTGTAAATCCTACCTTTACACTTAAATATGAAAATAAAGTACAGAAAAAACCTCCCAATGTATTTAAGAAAAAAGTATTTGTCTGTAACCTATTTGCAAAATCTGAGATTAAAAAGATAATCCCTCCACCTATAAAAGCACTAATAGCATCTCTAATTCCACCTCTAAATAATAGTGCAAAGAAAAAAGCTCCAAAACTATATGCTAAAAAATAAATAAATTTATTATAGGGGATCTCTTTGTCTATAGCAATTACAGCACTATAAAACTCTTCAAAACTATACTTTTTGAGATCTCTAACTAACTGATTTATTGAATGAACTTTATTTAAGTTTGTTGTTCTTGAAGCTACTCTTTCTACAGAGCTAAATAGCTCCCCTTTATAATTTCTAACAGAAGTAATAATACAAGTTATAGAAACAAAGCACTGGGCATTGAGACCATAATGTTTACAAATTCTTGAGATAATATCTTCTACTCTATATGTCTCAGCTCCACTTTGTAGAGCTATTTTTCCTGTTAAATTGGCAAGTGTTAAAATTCTATTCTCGTTGACCATAGCTCCCCCATTTTATTTAAACATCTCTAAAATCGTATCTGAATAACTTCCATCTTCATTATGAGCAATAAGTGGTGGTAATACTCTCAATCCTGAATTTCCATTCTTTACTCCTTCTATTAAAAGTATTTTTCCTTCTTTTTCTAATTTTGTATAGCAAAACTGGATTCTTTTTGGTTCAATGGAGTATTTTTTCATTGTTTCTATTATATCAATCAATCTATCCACTCTATGTACCATTACAAAGTATCCTTTATCTTTTAAAAGGCTAGAAGCCGTTTCTAATAGTGAATCTAAATTTATAGTTATTTCATGTCTAGCTAAAGATAATTGATCTAAATCATTTAATTGTTTATCCTCTCCATGAAATTTAAAAAAAGGTGGATTGGTAACTACTAAATCAAAGCTACCTTTTTTAAAATGGTTTTTCCAATTTTTCATATCATCATTAACTATTTCTATCTGCTCTTCTAAGCCGTTTAACTCTATATTTCTTTGTGCTAACTCACTTGAAATTTTCTGAATTTCTACCCCTATAATATTAGCCTTTGTTCTTTTAGAAAGAAATAGAGGAATAACACCATTTCCCGTCCCTAAGTCTATAATATTCTTTGTAGTTCTTGTGATTGTAGCAAACTCTGCTACTAATAAAGAATCTATTGAAAAAGAGAAGTGATCAGCTCTCTGTGTAATTTTCATACCCTTTTCTAGTAAATCTATTACTGTTTCAAATTGTTTTCCATCATTCATAAAATATAATACCTCCTTGAATATTATAGCAAATTTATAATAATAATACAAAAAATAAAATTATTCATTTTAATGAAAAAAGGATTTTGAAATTCACCTTAATAAATTTCTAAAATCCTAATTTATCTTATTAATTTATGCTTTTTATAGGAACTCTTAGTATGTACATTACCTCTGAAGGATCTTTTTCAAAAGCTGGTCCGGATAAAATATGAATAATTGTATCTCCTTCCATAATATATCCCTTTTCTTCTGACCATTTGATAACTTTTTTAATATTATCCCCCATCTCTGCAAATTTACCTTGGCATATCATACTAGCGTACTCTCTTTTAGAATAGTTGCATCTCTTTTCATAGTTTATATAATCTTTTAGATATATCAGTTTATCATATTCATAATTTTCTTTTTTAATATTCTCTTCCTTCATTGCAAATGCAAACATTCCAATTGGAATACTATTTTGATTAACTGATATCAAAAATTTATCAATCTCTTTAAAAGCTTTAGAAATTCCATTATCTCTTGTATTTGGAGCTATCTTTGCATATATTCCTCTTATCTCCTCCTCCTCTATAAAAAATTTATCTATATTATTTTCAAGATTTATTAAATATCTCATCTGTAGTGCATTCTCTTTAAGTTCTAACTCAATTTTTTTCAATCTCTCTATCTCTTCTTGAGTCTGTTCTATCATCTTATTCATTAATTCCAATGTATGACTATAACTCAAATTTTCTAAGTGACTTTTTATTTTTAAATTACTAAATCCCAATTTTTTTAGATGTACGATCATCTTAATAATTGGTATTTGAAAAAATCTATAATATCTATAGTTAGTTTTCTCATCCTTGTAATCAGGAGATATTATCCCTTCACTATCATAGTATCTTAAAGTTGAAATTGGTAAGTTTGTAATTTTTGAAATCTCTCCTATTGTTAAGTAATCCTTCATCTTACTCCTTTCCACTATTAAATTCTAGTTTTTTAAAAGTTTTACTAATATTATTATATTAACATAATTTATTTTCTCTGTAAATAAAGTTTTAGAAGGTTGATAAACTAAATATAAAAAGCTCAAGAATGATTAACTCACCACTCTTGAGCCTATTTTATAACTTTTACTAAATTATCTTATTAATATTGCTTCATTAATTCTCTTACTTTAGAGATAACTTCATCTTTAGAGATTTCAAAAGTTTCTCCTGTTTTTCTTATTTTTAACTCTACAATTCCCTCATTAGTTTTTTTACCACAAATTACTTTAAATGGGAATCCAATTAAGTCAGCATCTTTAAATTTGAATCCAGGTCTCTCATCTCTATCATCTATCATTGTATCTATTCCATTATCTAATAATGAATTATATAGCTCTTCTGCAAGTGCAACTTGAGCTTCATCCTTCATATTAGCTGGAATTACATCAACTACATATGGAGCTATTGCTGTAGGCCAAACAATTCCAAATTCATCATTGTTTTGCTCAATAGCAGAAGCAAGTGTTCTTGAAACTCCAATTCCATAACATCCCATTATAATTGGATGAGTTACACCTTTCTCATCTATAAATGTAGCTTCTAACTTTTCAGAATATTTAGTTCCTAATTTAAATATATGTCCTACTTCTATTCCTCTTGCTGAAGCAAGTGTTCCTCCACATTTTTCACATACATGTCCTGGTTTTACAGTTTTTACATCTTTTACTATATCAGCTTTATAATCTCTTCCATAATTTACATTGATATAGTGAGTATCTAATCTGTTTCCACCAGCTGTATGGTTAGTGATTTCTAAAACTGTATCGTCAGCTACAATTTTTATATCTCCTAAATCTTTTCCAAATGGTCCAATAAACCCTTTTACTAGTCCTAATTTTTCTAATTGCTCATCAGTTAATAGCTCAACTTCTATTGCGTCTACAGCATTTTTAAGTTTAGTCTCATTAACTTCGTAATCTCCTCTGATTAAAACCATATATACTTGATCTGTTCCCATATCTCTGTACATCATAGCTTTAACTGTTCTTTCTACAGGGACATTTAGATATTCAACTACATCTTCTATTTTTGATACATTTGGAGTATCTACTAATTCAGTAGCCTTTAACTCCTCTTTCTCAGCATGGAATATTTTACTTACAGCAGTTTCTACGTTTGCTGCATAATCACAGCTCTCACAGTAGATGATTTCGTCCTCTCCTGAATCAGCTAATACATGGAACTCTTTTGATCCACTTCCACCTATTGCTCCTGAATCAGCCTCAACAGGTCTGAATTTTAATCCACAGCTAGAGAAAATTCTCTTATAAGTAGCTTCCATATTATCAAACTCTTTATCTAAAGACTCCTTTGTAGAGTGGAAAGAGTAAGCATCCTTCATTATGAACTCTCTTCCTCTCATAAGTCCAAATCTTGGTCTTATCTCATCTCTGAATTTAGTTTGGATTTGATAAAGGTTTAATGGTAATTGTTTGTATGAAGCAACATCGTTTCTAATTACATCAGTTACTACCTCTTCATGTGTTGGCCCTAATACGAAATCTCTCTTTGCTCTATCTTGTAATTTCATCATTAATGGTCCCATTACTTCCCATCTTCCACTCTCTTTCCAAAGTTCAGCTGGTTGTAATACAGGCATGAATATCTCTTGAGCTCCTGCTCTATCCATCTCTCTTCTTACAATATTCTCTACTTTCTTAAGAGCTTTTAATCCTAATGGTAGGTAAGTATACACTCCACTAGTTAATTTTTTAATCATTCCTGCTCTCAAAAGAAGCTTATGACTTGCTATTTCTGCTTCTTTTGGAGTTTCTTTAAGTGTCTTAATATAACTCTTACTGAATCTCATCTCTTCCTCCGTATTAAAATTTATTTTACTATATATTTTATCATATTGTCTCTTACTTTGTCTAAAGGTTTTTAATTTTCTTAATATTATTTTACCTCTTTGAATTTTTGTGAGATATCCTCAATTAGATACTCATTTTTTATCTCTCCGTTATTCTCCTTTAGATACTCATAACATATATCTTTAACCAACTTTATAGTTTTTACATCGTGTACTATATCTACAAACTTCAAATCACTAAGTCCACTTTGTTTTGTTCCAAAAATCTCTCCAGATTTTCTAAGTCTTAGGTCCTCTTCAGCTATCTTAAACCCATCTTGAGTCTCTTCCATAACTTGAAGTCTAGCCTTTGAAGTAGCATTCTCTGTCTTTGAAACTAAAAAACAATAAGATTGATGCTCTCCCCTTCCAACTCTTCCTCGAAGTTGGTGTAAAGCTGAGAGTCCAAATCTTTCAGCATTGTTGATTACAATTATAGATGAGTTTGGTACGTCTACTCCTACTTCTATTACTGTTGTAGATACCAAAATATCTAACTCTCTATTTTTAAATCTACTCATAATCTCATCTTTTTCAGAATTTTTCATCTTTCCATGTAGTACACCTATCTTGTAGCTAGGTAGAAACTTCTCCACCTCTTCCATTAACTCCTGTGTAGATTTTGCTGAAAGTTTCTCACTCTCTTCTATAAGAGGAGCTATAAAATAAGCTTGTCTTCCCTGAGATAATTTTTTCTCTATAAATTCATACATAGTTTCTATCTCTTCATCTGTAGCTATCCATTTTGTACGTATTGGTTTTCTTCCAGGTGGTAACTCATCTATTACAGATACATCTAAATCTCCATATATACTGAGAGCTAATGAACGTGGAATAGGGGTAGCACTCATTACTACAAGATTAGCTAGTACTCCTTTATCTCTTAAAGCTTTTCTTTGTAAAACTCCAAACCTATGCTGTTCATCTATAATTATCATTCCTAATTTATGAAAAACTACACTCTCCTCTATAAGAGCATGTGTTCCTATAACTATTCCTACTTCACCATTAGCTATATCCTCTAAAAGTTTTTGCTTTTTCTTTCCAGTAAAGCTTCCTGTGAGTAATTCAACTCTCACTCCCAGTTTTTCAAACTTATCTTTTACAGATAAATAATGTTGAACCGCTAAAATTTCAGTTGGAGCCATTAAAACTCCTTGATAAGAGTTTTCTAACATGTAGAGAAGAAGTACCATTGATACTGCTGTTTTTCCACTCCCAACATCTCCTTGTACCAATCTATTTACTATTCTTCCATTTGCTAAATCTCTATATATCTCTGTAATCACTCTCTTTTGGGCATTTGTTAGTTCAAAGGGAAGAGAAGCTAAGTATTGTTTTACTAACGTCTTTTTATCCTCAAGATGATATCTCTCTATATTTTGATTGTCTACTTCAAATCTTTTTTGAAGTATTCCCATCTCCAGAACTAATAATTCTTCTACAGCAAAACGTCTCTTAGCCTCCTCTAAGTTTTTATTATTTCTTGGAAAATGAATCTCTCTAAGGGCCTCTTTTCTCCCTATAAGCCTATATTTTTTTATAATCTCTTCTGGAATATTCTCCTCTATAATTGCAAGAGTATTTTTTAAAGTTAATTCCATCAACTTTCTCAAAGAGTTTTGAGGTAACTCCTTACTTGAGCTATATATTGGTAAAATCTCTCCCTCATCTACTCTCTTTTGATTACTACTTAACTTAAACTCTGGATTTACAAGTTGAAATATATACCCTCTCTTTACCTGTCCTATGAATATATATTCCTCTCCTATCTTTAAACTCTTTCTAAGATATGGCATCTGAAACCAAACTAACTCTATTACTCCACTTCCATCTGTGGCTGTAGCCTTTACCATCTTAAGCCCACTACGAGTAGGAGGTGCTGAAACTGTCATAAGAGTAGCCTTTAATACTACATACTCCTCTCCTCTTAATTCTCCTATCTTTTTTATATTAGTTCTATCATCATAAGCTCTTGGAAAGTAGTAAAGCATATCAGCTATGGAGTTTATCCCTAATTTTTCTAACCTCTTTATATTTTTAGTATCTATCCCCAATTCAATACTTTCCAATGGCCAATATATTTTACTGTATATCATCTCCTCACTTCCTTTCTCATTTTATATTTTTTATTATAACATATATTCAACTATTTATTTCTTTTTTATTTTCATAACACTTACACTATTATTTCAGTTTAAAATGTATTATATTAATATTTTTTTAATAAATAACATTCATATTTTCATATTGACAATTTTAAAAATTCGTGTTAATATCATTATATGAATTAAAAAAACATTTTCTTAGGAGGAAAGTATGAAAAAACTTATTTTTATTTTCACATTAATTTTATCCATTATAACATTTGCAGAAGAAAAAATTAAAGTTGTATCTTTCAATATTGCAGCTGGAGCTAAAAATTTTAAGGCAGATTTAAATAAAACTGCGGATGCAATTAAAGCTTTGGATGCAGATATTATTGGAATACAAGAAGTTGATAGACTTACAAAACGTAGTGGTTATGTTGATCAAATTAAAGTATTAGCAGATTTAACAGGATATAATTTTGTTTTTGGAAAAACTATTGATTTTGATGGTGGTGAATATGGAATAGGAATTCTAACTAAACATCCAATCTTAAAAGCAGAAAAAATTGATTTACCAAATGAACCAAATGAAGAACCTAGAGTTGCTTTAATGGCTCAAGTAAAAGTTCCTACTATCCAAGAACCTGTGAATTTCATAAATACACATCTTGGAATAGTTTTGAATGCTAAAACTGATGAAGAATTAGCTAGAGATAGTTCAATTAGAGTTAGACAAGCTAAGGTTATTAATGATTATGCTACTAAAATAAAAGGGCTTAAATTTTTGGTTGGTGATATGAATGATAGAATTAATTCTGATTCAATGACACTACTTAAATATAATTGGAAATGTGTATTTGATGAAGAAACTTCTAAAACATATACTTATTCTGCTACTGAGCCTTTTAAAGGTATTGATTTTATATTTGTTAGTCCTGAAAAACAATGGAATATAAATGCTTTTGTTCCGTCAACTGAAGAGTATAGAAATGAAACAGGAATAGATTGGAGAATTATAAGTGATCATCTTCCTGTGATTGCTACATTTGAAGCAAAATAAATTTATTAAGAACCCCAAATTAGGGTTCTTTCTTATTTTATTAAATTAATTGGGAGGTAAAAATGAGCAATCCTAAAACAGCACTTGAACTTATGAAAGCTAGATATGAAGCATATACCAAAGGAGATATTGAATTTATAAAAAAAACTCACGACCCTAAAACTGCTAGAGGAATAGATTGGAAAGAGGCAGAGGAGTGGTCTAAAAATTCTAAATGGTTGGGTCTTGAGATTGTTGAAACTATTGCTGGAACTCAATTTGATAAAGAGGGAATTGTCGAATTTAAGGCTAAATATATTGATATGGCTACTGGTGAAGAGATTATTCATCATGAAAGAAGCTATTTTGTAAAAAAAGGTAGACACTGGTACTATAAGGGATGGTTACCTATTAAATAATAAGTGAGGTGTTACTATGGAAATATATTATTTTTCTGGAACTGGTAATTCTTTGTATATTGCTAAAAGAGTAAAGAAATATATTGATAATTCTGTACTCATTCCTATCGAAAATGTTTCACAACTTAATGAGATAAAGCCACTCTCTTCTGAAGTTGGTTTTATTTTTCCTGTATACTTCGGAGATATTCCAAAGATTGTAGAATCTACAATAAAAAAGTTTAATTTCTCAACTGTTAATTATATTTTTGTTATTCCTAATTGCTATAGTATCTTTGGAAAAACTTTTCTCACTTTTGAAAAACTTTTAAAATCTAAAAATAAAAATATAAGTTATAGAAATGTTTTATTTATGCCTGATAATGCGATACTTTTTCCTATAGAGAAAGATCAGGAAAAACTTGAAGAAATTGAAAAAACTATCTTACCTATTCTTAATGATATTAAGAATAGAATTATTACTCCAAATACACCTACAACTTACACTCAAATACTTCAAACATTCTTTATGAAACTTTTTTCTGAATGGGAATTTTCACCTAAAAAATTTAAAGTAAATAGTAACTGTATTGGGTGTGGAATCTGTAAACAAGTATGTCCCTGTAAAAATATAGAACTTAATAATAAGAGACCTTTATTCGGTTCTAATTGTACACATTGTTTATCCTGTTTTCATTGGTGTCCAAAAGAAGCTATCTCAATGAAAAATTTTACAATCAAAAATAGAAGAAAATATCATAATCCCAATATTGTATTAGATGAAATTATTAGAAATTAATTCTCTTTAAAAAATAAAAAGAGTTTTCAAGTAATATATTACTCAAAAACTCTTTTTTTATTATTCATCTAATTCAGTACAAGCTTTTTCATACTCTAATTGACTTGCTTGAAATCCCTTTTCTTTATAAAGTTATAATTGCTCTATATCCCATCTCCTTAGCTTTTTCTATTGTATAATTTATTAACTTTCTTCCCAATCCCTGTCTATGAAATTGTGGTGATATAAATACAGGTCCAAAAGAAATTATAGGATATTCTACTCCCATTTTATCTACTATCTTAGAATTATTATAAAAAATAGCTCCTTCTACTTCTCCATTTACTTCAATAACATAAGTTAATTCTTTTATAAAATCTGGACTTTTACGTAACTTATTTACTACTATATGTATATCTGTTCCTGGAAAATATAGATTTCAAAAAGCTTCTCTTGCAATCTCTTCAACTTTTCTATAATCTTTTTCTTCTTCTTTTCTTATAATTATATTCATAATTTACTCCTTCACTTTATTTTCTCTTTCATTGTACCAACTATTTTATATCAAGTAAATAAATTTCTTGAACTTCTTTTTAAAATTAGATAAAATATTATAAAAAAGTGAGGTTATTTATGAAAATGATTTTTTCACCTAGTAAGACAATGAAATATAAAAATATAAATTTTAAAGTAACTAAAGCTATTGAGTTTTCTAATCATACTGAAACTTTGATTAAAAAATTAAAAACTTTTTCAATAGAAGAGGTTGGTAGTTTTTTTAAATTAAAAGGTAAACTTCTAGAAGAAACATATAGTAATATTCAAAATTTTGAAATTCTTTCTGAATGTGAGGCTCTTTCTCTCTATGAAGGAGTTACCTTTAGACAATTAGAGATAGAAAAATTTACTGATAAAGAGATCGAATATCTAAATAAAAACCTTTTTATTTTTTCAGCTCTTTATGGAGTCATATCACCAAATACAAAAATTAAGCCTTATCGTTTAGATATGACTATAAATATTTTAGAAGAGAGTA from Candidatus Fusobacterium pullicola encodes:
- a CDS encoding proline--tRNA ligase produces the protein MRFSKSYIKTLKETPKEAEIASHKLLLRAGMIKKLTSGVYTYLPLGLKALKKVENIVRREMDRAGAQEIFMPVLQPAELWKESGRWEVMGPLMMKLQDRAKRDFVLGPTHEEVVTDVIRNDVASYKQLPLNLYQIQTKFRDEIRPRFGLMRGREFIMKDAYSFHSTKESLDKEFDNMEATYKRIFSSCGLKFRPVEADSGAIGGSGSKEFHVLADSGEDEIIYCESCDYAANVETAVSKIFHAEKEELKATELVDTPNVSKIEDVVEYLNVPVERTVKAMMYRDMGTDQVYMVLIRGDYEVNETKLKNAVDAIEVELLTDEQLEKLGLVKGFIGPFGKDLGDIKIVADDTVLEITNHTAGGNRLDTHYINVNYGRDYKADIVKDVKTVKPGHVCEKCGGTLASARGIEVGHIFKLGTKYSEKLEATFIDEKGVTHPIIMGCYGIGVSRTLASAIEQNNDEFGIVWPTAIAPYVVDVIPANMKDEAQVALAEELYNSLLDNGIDTMIDDRDERPGFKFKDADLIGFPFKVICGKKTNEGIVELKIRKTGETFEISKDEVISKVRELMKQY
- the recG gene encoding ATP-dependent DNA helicase RecG; this translates as MIYSKIYWPLESIELGIDTKNIKRLEKLGINSIADMLYYFPRAYDDRTNIKKIGELRGEEYVVLKATLMTVSAPPTRSGLKMVKATATDGSGVIELVWFQMPYLRKSLKIGEEYIFIGQVKRGYIFQLVNPEFKLSSNQKRVDEGEILPIYSSSKELPQNSLRKLMELTLKNTLAIIEENIPEEIIKKYRLIGRKEALREIHFPRNNKNLEEAKRRFAVEELLVLEMGILQKRFEVDNQNIERYHLEDKKTLVKQYLASLPFELTNAQKRVITEIYRDLANGRIVNRLVQGDVGSGKTAVSMVLLLYMLENSYQGVLMAPTEILAVQHYLSVKDKFEKLGVRVELLTGSFTGKKKQKLLEDIANGEVGIVIGTHALIEESVVFHKLGMIIIDEQHRFGVLQRKALRDKGVLANLVVMSATPIPRSLALSIYGDLDVSVIDELPPGRKPIRTKWIATDEEIETMYEFIEKKLSQGRQAYFIAPLIEESEKLSAKSTQELMEEVEKFLPSYKIGVLHGKMKNSEKDEIMSRFKNRELDILVSTTVIEVGVDVPNSSIIVINNAERFGLSALHQLRGRVGRGEHQSYCFLVSKTENATSKARLQVMEETQDGFKIAEEDLRLRKSGEIFGTKQSGLSDLKFVDIVHDVKTIKLVKDICYEYLKENNGEIKNEYLIEDISQKFKEVK
- a CDS encoding endonuclease/exonuclease/phosphatase family protein; translated protein: MKKLIFIFTLILSIITFAEEKIKVVSFNIAAGAKNFKADLNKTADAIKALDADIIGIQEVDRLTKRSGYVDQIKVLADLTGYNFVFGKTIDFDGGEYGIGILTKHPILKAEKIDLPNEPNEEPRVALMAQVKVPTIQEPVNFINTHLGIVLNAKTDEELARDSSIRVRQAKVINDYATKIKGLKFLVGDMNDRINSDSMTLLKYNWKCVFDEETSKTYTYSATEPFKGIDFIFVSPEKQWNINAFVPSTEEYRNETGIDWRIISDHLPVIATFEAK
- a CDS encoding zinc chelation protein SecC; the protein is MSNPKTALELMKARYEAYTKGDIEFIKKTHDPKTARGIDWKEAEEWSKNSKWLGLEIVETIAGTQFDKEGIVEFKAKYIDMATGEEIIHHERSYFVKKGRHWYYKGWLPIK
- a CDS encoding EFR1 family ferrodoxin (N-terminal region resembles flavodoxins. C-terminal ferrodoxin region binds two 4Fe-4S clusters.) — its product is MEIYYFSGTGNSLYIAKRVKKYIDNSVLIPIENVSQLNEIKPLSSEVGFIFPVYFGDIPKIVESTIKKFNFSTVNYIFVIPNCYSIFGKTFLTFEKLLKSKNKNISYRNVLFMPDNAILFPIEKDQEKLEEIEKTILPILNDIKNRIITPNTPTTYTQILQTFFMKLFSEWEFSPKKFKVNSNCIGCGICKQVCPCKNIELNNKRPLFGSNCTHCLSCFHWCPKEAISMKNFTIKNRRKYHNPNIVLDEIIRN
- a CDS encoding GNAT family N-acetyltransferase, with amino-acid sequence MHIVVNKLRKSPDFIKELTYVIEVNGEVEGAIFYNNSKIVDKMGVEYPIISFGPVFISPQFHRQGLGRKLINYTIEKAKEMGYRAIITL